Proteins encoded together in one Gigantopelta aegis isolate Gae_Host chromosome 8, Gae_host_genome, whole genome shotgun sequence window:
- the LOC121379880 gene encoding uncharacterized protein LOC121379880 produces the protein MVKKDTVERWGIDCIKFVLADDGTSVKMVYCSVCREFYREREGGMRMVHGLKGAVSSLADKWVLGTEVIKKSNAVDHVTKSSVHRVAAAAQGESCVSVRRRKPAKTKSSICVLEQHTVVPESIINEIPQITTEQREQLVKTFQLLHYLVTQGKSFEDFKHFAKFEVDVHKVDLGSEYLTKRAARNMCRFLTQKIKQDEITNPLNSAKSHYFSLMSDRCTCTESMEIKEVFVIKTCNAGKPSFQVMSIEDVDNTNVHCLKKALEQSVGKQNFLFERRFHQIGNGSDGVGVSDELFSLEQEDVGDHLVKGWCANHKVEVGVHDSFKHGELNKASENLVDNIFHLFNRSHLKWRLFKFQAKDMDVKPLKYKRASGTLWVANQVDSLNSYLSNLPILLAFLHQQIQSPYNSRIKDAKPVLEGHLKATLWLELLLYMAVKHDLLVYLSPFTQLVEKNLLLAPETLSSMKSAMQVISRIKHILDEEGSAGFYTDGLFPTLASLILPHLETMKHSSTRSDEKTPTAELHTFHGFKMTTGLETAFSMVYQEIQEVLGYMEVNLNVKFSDFLNNPVYHAAAVFLDTKSYQYNSADVIVESALMVHQHFSSVLSANFCEFRKLRQEFGFLYNHVTTFLSRSTNEQAWQQLFASQSSLSITNILHIAEICIVLPVSSSDLQRIFGRFSRIVSRSSLPLKNESIENELIVGLNDFDNFHPGRYDAIIDEFLRHHQGGINTKSAHPPGHVKSEHPFKRKRHSQSDSELSLKKNHLFLPSEIKTEMQPEMELSASVTDTPYVEQSRISYTQDTVDNFEPSTDDSSFDSTDFSSASEDNM, from the exons ATGGTGAAAAAAGATACAGTGGAAAGATGGGGAATTGATTGTATTAAATTCGTTCTCGCGGATGACGGGACGTCAGTTAAAATGGTTTACTGCAGCGTGTGTAGGGAGTTCtaccgagagagagagggcgGTATGCGGATGGTCCATGGTCTTAAAGGTGCAGTATCCAGTCTTGCCGACAAGTGGGTTTTGGGTACAGAAGTAATAAAGAAAAGCAATGCTGTTGACCACGTGACTAAATCGTCTGTACATAGGGTTGCAGCAGCTGCACAAGGTGAAAGTTGTGTCAGTGTTAGACGTAGAAAGCCTGCAAAAACTAAAAGTTCTATCTGTGTCTTGGAACAGCACACTGTGGTTCCAGAGAGCATTATCAATGAAATACCCCAAATAACAACCGAACAGCGTGAACAACTGGTAAAAACATTCCAATTACTGCACTATCTTGTAACACAGGGAAAATCATTTgaagatttcaaacattttgcaaAATTTGAAGTGGATGTGCATAAAGTCGATCTTGGATCAGAATACCTGACCAAACGAGCAGCTCGGAATATGTGTCGCTTCCTCACACAAAAAATTAAACAGGATGAAATTACTAATCCCCTGAACAGTGCCAAGAGCCATTATTTTTCTCTGATGTCTGATAGATGCACATGCACGGAATCAATGGAGATAAAAGAAGTGTTTGTCATAAAGACGTGTAATGCAGGAAAACCTTCTTTTCAGGTAATGTCGATTGAAGATGTTGATAACACCAatgttcattgtttaaaaaaagccCTTGAACAAAGCGTGGGAAAACAGAACTTTTTATTCGAGCGTAGATTTCATCAGATTGGAAATGGCAGCGATGGAGTTGGTGTCAGTGATGAACTGTTTAGCCTTGAACAAGAAGATGTTGGTGATCATTTAGTCAAAGGATGGTGTGCTAACCACAAGGTGGAAGTTGGAGTCCATGATTCATTCAAACATGGAGAGCTGAACAAAGCCAGTGAAAACTTGGTAGATAACATATTTCACCTGTTTAACAGATCTCATTTAAAGTGGAGACTTTTTAAATTTCAAGCAAAGGACATGGATGTAAAACCTTTGAAATACAAGAGAGCATCTGGGACTCTGTGGGTTGCAAATCAAGTTGATTCTCTCAACAGTTATTTAAGCAATTTGCCAATTCTTCTTGCATTCCTGCACCAACAGATTCAGTCTCCTTACAACAGTAGGATAAAAGATGCAAAGCCTGTGTTGGAAGGTCATCTTAAAGCCACGTTGTGGTTAGAGCTGCTTCTGTACATGGCAGTTAAACACGATCTGTTGGTCTATCTTTCGCCCTTCACTCAACTCGTGGAAAAAAACCTGCTGCTTGCACCCGAGACCTTGAGTTCCATGAAGAGTGCTATGCAAGTTATCTCGAGAATCAAACACATTTTGGATGAAGAGGGCAGTGCTGGCTTTTACACTGACGGGCTGTTCCCAACACTTGCTAGTCTAATTTTACCTCACTTGGAGACCATGAAGCACAGTTCTACAAGATCTGATGAGAAGACTCCCACTGCGGAGCTTCATACCTTCCATGGTTTCAAGATGACCACTGGCTTAGAAACAGCATTCAGCATG GTGTACCAGGAGATCCAGGAAGTACTGGGATACATGGAGGTCAACCTGAATGTCAAATTTTCCGACTTCCTCAATAACCCAGTTTACCATGCTGCAGCGGTCTTCTTGGATACAAAAAGCTACCAGTATAATTCTGCCGACGTGATAGTTGAGAGTGCCCTGATGGTGCACCAGCACTTTTCTTCGGTCCTTAGTGCCAACTTCTGCGAGTTCAGAAAACTGCGTCAGGAGTTTGGCTTCCTCTATAATCACGTAACCACATTCCTGTCTAGATCTACAAACGAGCAGGCCTGGCAACAGCTTTTTGCATCGCAGTCTTCACTGTCGATAACAAATATACTGCACATAGCGGAGATATGCATTGTCTTGCCAGTAAGCAGCTCTGATTTGCAGAGGATCTTCGGCAGATTCTCAAGAATAGTCAGCAGAAGTAGTCTTCCACTGAAAAATGAAAGCATTGAAAATGAACTCATTGTGGGATTGAATGACTTTGACAATTTTCACCCTGGTAGATATGATGCCATCATTGATGAGTTTCTGAGGCATCATCAAGGAGGAATAAACACAAAGTCTGCTCATCCACCTGGTCATGTGAAGAGTGAACATCCATTTAAACGAAAAAGACATTCACAGTCCGATTCAGAGTTGAGTCTGAAGAAGAACCATCTCTTTCTTCCAAGTGAAATTAAGACAGAAATGCAGCCAGAAATGGAGCTTTCTGCGTCAGTCACAGATACACCGTATGTTGAGCAGTCCAGGATTTCATACACCCAAGACACGGTTGACAACTTTGAACCAAGTACAGACGACAGCTCCTTTGATTCAACAGACTTCTCTTCAGCCTCTGAGGATAATATGTGA
- the LOC121379877 gene encoding ADP-ribosylation factor-like protein 6-interacting protein 1 has protein sequence MADSTENLSRQNEQGQSSESEDDRLANIKKDMEGWREVLIPLNKLLNWEKPYYPAIIVGFTTFVFMLIWYFEPSVLTTFSLIGLFMCIIDFIVPMVGPMLYSNTQWTVVQEQEFEQICIRLWNAKVHFNNFKETMSQLKTEKPKVYFIVVMGMLILFAWIGSLFDNMLLTYLIVNVALLQSGLRRHAVVRKYIQKGKAILDRTVLNKSKTN, from the exons atggccgACAGCACTGAAAATCTCTCTCGTCAAAATGAG CAGGGCCAGTCGAGTGAATCGGAGGATGACCGGCTTGCTAACATCAAGAAGGATATGGAAGGATGGCGCGAGGTGCTCATACCGCTCAACAAACTTCTCAACTGGGAGAAACCATACTACCCAGCCATCATCGTGGGATTCACCACTTTTGTCTTCAT GTTGATTTGGTACTTCGAGCCGTCAGTCCTGACAACCTTTTCCTTGATTGGTTTGTTCATGTGCATTATTGATTTCATTGTACCTATGGTTGGACCAATGCTGTATTCTAATACACAGTG GACTGTCGTCCAAGAACAGGAGTTTGAGCAGATCTGTATTCGACTGTGGAATGCCAAAGTTCACTTCAACAACTTCAAGGAAACAATGTCACAGCTGAAAACTGAAAAACCAAAAGTG TATTTCATTGTGGTCATGGGGATGCTGATTCTCTTTGCATGGATTGGATCTCTCTTTGACAATATGCTTCTAACCTACTTAATAG TGAACGTGGCTCTTCTTCAATCGGGCCTGAGACGCCATGCCGTCGTCAGGAAGTATATCCAGAAAGGCAAGGCCATTCTCGATCGCACAGTGTTGAACAAGAGCAAAACGAATTGA
- the LOC121379876 gene encoding active regulator of SIRT1-like yields the protein MSSAIVKKCLELFKDDLKTETPTSVKKKKKTVDAMKLISSKNTGTWKELRRLQKQQRSQRRKQTKQTKSLIEIYQDRQHGDFTEHNISMLQKLSHAGKLKTNQAKMILEQNDRHRRRPKTEERKTEEKSIFTDKDFEKFEQEYNFTSQ from the exons ATGTCCTCTGCAATAGTGAAAAAATGTTTAGAGCTTTTTAAGGATGACCTAAAAACAG AAACACCTACttctgtaaagaaaaaaaagaagactgttGATGCCATGAAGCTAATAAGTTCCAAGAACACTGGGACATGGAAGGAACTAAGGAGACTTCAGAAACAACAGAGATCACAGAGAAGAAAACAGACGAAACAGACAAAGTCATTGATTG agataTACCAAGACCGTCAGCATGGTGATTTTACAGAACATAACATCAGTATGCTGCAGAAGTTGTCACACGCTggaaaactgaaaacaaatcaaGCGAAAATG ATTCTTGAACAGAATGACAGACATCGCAGAAGACCTAAGACGGAGGAAAGAAAAACAGAGGAGAAAAGCATTTTCACAGATAAAGACTTTGAGAAATTTGAACAGGAATACAACTTTACCTCACAATga